The Candidatus Mesenet endosymbiont of Agriotes lineatus region TGGACACCTATTCATCATGCTGCTTCATCTTTGCGTGAAGATATAGTAGAATTGCTTATAAGGTATGGTGCAAATATTAATGGAATTTGTAATAGTTCTAGGATACCTCTACATACTGCTATTTGTTATCCTTGTACTTTTGGTTGGTCTGGAAATAGAGATATGGCAAGGTTGCTTTTAAAGTATGGAGCAGATGTTGATGCTAAAGATAATTATGGTCTGACACCTCTTTTAGAATTATTGGAAAATGAAAAATATTACCGTCACAGAGGTGAAAGTCAAAATATAAGGGTAGAAATAATAAAGTTGCTTTTAGAGAAGGGAGCAAATGTTGATGTTAAAAGTAAGAATGGTTTGACACCTTTACACTATGCTGCCAACTATGACTGTACAGAGATTGTAGAGTTGCTTTTAAAGAGTGGAGCAGATGTTAATGCTAAAAGTAATGATGGTCTGACACCTTTACACTATGCTGCCAAATATGACTGTACAGAGATTGTAGAGTTGCTTTTAAAGAGTGGAGCAGATGTTGATGTTAAAAGTAAGAATGGTTTGACACCTCTTTTAGGATTATTGGAAAATGTAAAATATTACAGTTACATGGGTGACAGTCAAAATATAAGGGTAGAAATAATAAAGTTGCTTTTAGAGAAGGGAGCAAATGTTGATGTTAAAAGTGAGAATGGTTTGACACCTTTACACTATGCTGCCAAATATGGCTATACAGAGATTGTAGAGTTGTTTTTAAAGAGTGGAGCAGATGTTAATGCTAAAGATAATTATGGTCTGACACCTCTTTTAAGATTATTGGAAAATGTAAAATATTACAGTTACATAGGTGACAGTCAAAATATAAGGGTAGAAATAATAAAGTTGCTTTTAGAGAAGGGAGCAGATGTTAATGCTAAAAGTAATGGTGGTCTGACACCTTTAGGGTTAAGTAAGCAATATTTGTCAAAACACAAGAAAGATGCATTTAAAACTGGAGCTCTTACTGGAATAATCGAAGAAGTAATATTAGATAAACACAAAAAAGATATTAAATTACAGTATAGCCTAGAAGAAAAAGATCATGGCATCAGTGACAAAGATATACTAAATCTTAGATTAGTGTGTAAAAGGGCTAATAACAATGCGAGAGCTTGTTATAAAAGGTATAAGGTAAAACCTGAGTTATTACTCACTCAACTGGAAGAAATAGAACCTTCAAATAAACGTCAACGATAGAAGTGTAATATGAGTTGGCAACTTACATAAGTTCATAAATTGGGAGTCATTAAATTACTATTAACTATTTAATGACTCATCATCTGCACATAGCACCGACTCATGTATCATCTCAGAGAGAGTTGGATGAGGAAATATTGATGATTTTATATCAAGATCCACTGCTTCAAGTTGCCTGCTGATAACGTAAGTGCTGATCATCTCAGTAACCTCTGCTCCAATCATGTGAGCACCGAGTAATTCTCCTGTTTTTTTATCGATAATGGTTTTTACCATTCCCTCATTTTCACCTATTACAATGGATTTTCCATTATAATTAGAAAAAAATTTACCTACTTTTATCTCATATCCATTTTCTATAGCCTGCTTTTCGGTAAATCCAACACTTGCTATTTGTGGATAAGAATATATGCAGCTAGGTATATTTTCTTTTTTTAAACAAACAGGACTTTTTCCTGCAATTTTTTCCGCACATATTACTCCTTCATGGCTTGCCTTGTGTGCTAGGCACGGATTACCAGCAACATCACCAATAGCATAAATTCCAGACTCTGCTGTTTCATACCACTGATTTGTTTTTATAAAACCTAAGTTATCTTTTATGACTTTAGTATTTTCAAGGCCAATGTCTTCAGTGTTAAGTTGCACTCCAACAGCCAAAAGAACCCTATCTACTTCTGTTTGAACCGATTTGCCTTTACTATCAATTATACTTAGTTCTACAGAATCATTTTTTTTATTTAAAATTTTAGCAGTACTGTTTGTATATATCTCCATTCCTTGTTTAACAAATATATCTTGTGCTAACTTAGAAATATCTTGATCCTCAAGTGGTAAAATGCGATCTTGCGCTTCTACAATAAGAACTTTGCTGCCCATTGTATTATAGAAACTTGCAAATTCTATACCAATTGCTCCAGAGCCTATTATAAGCAGAGACTTCGGTAACACTTTTGGCACCATAGCGCTTTTCGCATTCCATATTAGGTTATTATCTGCTTCTATACCAGGAAGGTTGCGCGCTCTTGCTCCAGTTGCCAAAATAATGTGTTTTGCAGATATACTAACTTTTTCCTTACCACTTATGATATCTACTGTATTTTTACTAGCTATCCTACCAAACCCTTTATGAACAGTGATGCTATATTTATTCATTAAATAACTAATACCACTTGCTAGTTTAGCCACAACATCTCTAGAACGCTTCACTACATTTTCTATGTTAAAACTTATATCTTTAACTTCTATGCCGAAATCTTTTGCTTTTTTTATTGAATGGTACAGCTCAGAAGTCTTAAGTAATGACTTTGTTGGAATGCAGCCCCAATTTAAACACACACCACCTAAGTTTTCCTCTTTTTCAACTAAAGCGGTTTTAAGGCCAAGCTGTGCTGCTCTTATTGCCGCTACATAGCCACCAGGCCCACTGCCTATAATAATTAAATCATGATCTGTCATCTGATCTCTACAAGAAACTTAAATCATAATATCAGAAATATTGTGTGCGTAAAGAGTAGCAATTATTGCAAAGAAAAACCCTTTACTTGCAAGATTTATGCATCTTTTCTAAAATTTATTAATTTCAATATGATACTAAAAAATGATAAATGATTATTTTGATATGGCAAAGGCCATAAGGTTTTTGTCCATTGATGCGGTACAGAAAGCTGCATCAGGGCACCCAGGAATGCCACTTGGCATGGCAGATGTTGCAACTGTTTTATTTGCAGAGTTTTTGCGTCATAACCCAGATGATCCAAATTGGTTTAATAGAGATAGATTTATCTTATCAAACGGTCACGGCTCAATGCTGCTGTATTCAATTTTATACTTAACTGGTTATATAGGAATTGATGAAATAAAAAACTTTAGACAACTTGGTTCTAAAACTCCTGGTCATCCAGAACATGGGTTGACACCAGGAGTAGAAGTAACCACAGGTCCACTAGGGCAAGGTTTTGCTTGCTCAGTTGGTATGGCAATAGCTGAGGCTATTTTAAGAGAACGTTTTGGTAGTGATTCAGTTAATCACTACACTTACGTAATGCTAGGTGATGGCTGCTTAATGGAAGGGGTAAGTTCTGAAGCTGCATCACTTGCCGGCCACTTAAGGTTAAACAAACTCATTGCCCTTTTTGATGACAACAATATATCAATAGACGGTAGTGTAGATTTAGCACTATCAGATGATATTACTGCTCGTTTTCTTTCATACGGATGGAATGTGGAAAGCATTGATGGCCACAATTATGCTCAGATTTCAAATGCCATCAAAAATGCACATAACTCTGATAAACCTTCTCTTATTCGCTGCAAAACTACTATTGGTAAATTTGTCGTAGAATATGCCGGTAAATCTTCCGCACATAGTGGTCCATTTAAAGAAAGTGCAGTGCTTAAAATGCGTCAGGATTTAAATTGGGAATATGAGCCATTTATTATACCACAAGATATATTAAATATGTGGAAAGAGACAATAGGAAGAGCTAGATCTGGTTACACAGGATACAATAAAAAGCTTAATTCTAATGCAGAACTTAAAAGAATTATAGATGGCAGCAAACCTTCTGCTGTAAAAGAGACGTTGGAAAACTTAAAAAAACAGATCTTCAATTTAAAGCTAAATGAAGCAACTAGGCGCTCCTTTGGTAGAGTGATGGAGGAATTAACGAAAATTATGCCAGAGCTTATAGGTGGTTCTGCTGATTTGACTGATTCAAACTGTACAAAATATCCGCATATGCAAATTATAAGCCGGGACAATTTTAATGGTTCGTATATTCACTTTGGGGTGCGAGAACACGCAATGGCAGCATGCATGAATGGAATGGCGCTTCATGGTGGAATATTACCATACGGGGGAACATTTTTAGTATTTTCTGATTACTGCCGCCCTGCAATTCGCCTGTCAGTTTTGATGAAGCAGCAAGTGATATATGTAATGACGCATGATTCAATCGGCCTTGGTGAAGATGGGCCAACTCATCAACCAATTGAACATCTTGCATCACTTAGAGCAATTCCAAATCTCTTTGTTTTTCGGCCAGCTGACGCACTTGAGACTTTAGAATGTTTGGATATTGCTTTAAGCTCTAGAGATTCACCTTCCCTTTTTGTACTATCAAGACAGAACTTAAACTACATAGATAGACCATATCAAAAGGAAAATCTCTGTGAACGCGGCGGGTATATTCTATCTGAATATGAAGGTAATTTAGATGTTACTATATTTGCCACAGGTTCGGAAGTTGAAATTGCTATAGAGGCAAAGAATAAGCTCCAGCAAAAAGGAATCGGGGCAAGGGTAGTATCCATGCCATGTTGGCAGCTTTTTGATAAACAAAGCAATGAATATAAATCAGAAATATTAGATAATAGTAGCATAAAAGTTGCCATTGAAGCAGGGAGTAGCATAGGGTGGCATAAATATATAGGTTATGATGGAATTTTTGTTGGCATGGAAAGTTTTGGCTGCTCTGCTCCATATAAAAAATTATATAGCTATTTTGGCATTAATGTTGATAATGTAGTTAGAAAGGTATTGAACAAATTAAAGTTATGAAAGAAGTTAATATTGTTATCATTTCTAGTTTAACATTTGTGACAGTATTGTTAATTCTTGGGGGCACTGTGATGCATTATTATAAAGTATTGAAAATAAATAAAGATGCCAGTCAAGATGATATAAAGCAAGCATATAGAGGATTGGCAAAAGAACATCATCCAGATAAAGTTCCTGGAAAAGAGAGGGAATTTTAAGGAATACAAGAAGCACATGATATTTTATCTGATGAGCAGTTTAAGGCCCTTTATGATCAATATCTTAAGCATTTTGGTAATGAAGCTGGTCATAAAGCATTTATTGAGGACCATAATTTAACAGGGCATAACACAGAGAGAAGCTTGAAACTAGACTCAAAATGAGACTGAATTCTCGTTCATCAAGCACTCCTAAAGACAAAAGTCAGAGTACAAGTAAAGATGTGCGCAATCCAAATCTTACAATTCATCAACTAATAGAAAAAAAATTTTATAAAGCAGCTTTGAAGTTAATCAAGTGTGCCGAACTCAGTGATCTAAATGCAAAAAACAGGTTTGGTCAACAAACGCCACTACATTTAGCAATAGCAGCACCATATTCAAATCCTTACGAAGATAATGAAAGAGTTGATATAATTAATGCCCTGATAGCAAGAGGAGTCAATGTGAATGCTCAAGATAAAGATGGGGAAACAGCAGTTCATTATATCGTCAGATGGGTGTTCAATCCTGGAACTGATAAAAAAGTTAAAGCCTGGGTCTATTTTAATATGAATACAGGAAAGGTTGAGACTCGAGATATAATATCGATTTTGCTTAGTCTTGCTAAGTGTGGTGCAGATGTTAATATTGAAGATAAAAAAAGTAATACAGCTTTAAGCTATATAATAAGGGCCCTATGTGTAGTAGAGCCATTGTATGGCAAGGCATGGGTAGAAGAACGAGCACGGGATATAATAAAACCTTTACTGAAAGTTGGTGCATGTATTGAGACTCAAGAAGCTGTATTCCTAATGCTAAAAACTAGTATTAAAAATAAATACGATCTAGAAACGGTAAAGTTATTAATATCTAGTTCTAAAACTCCATTTGATATAAATTATAAAGATGAAAGACGGTATACAGCTCTTATGGTAGCGTTAGAAGAGAGTAGATTTGACATAGTTCAGTTTCTGGTTAAAAAGGGTCTAGATATAAAAAATGAACAAAATAAGGCAAAATTAATTTGGGCTATGATCAATCGTGCTAGAGGTGGCAACACTCTCTCACAAAATATTGACAACGCTACCTCACTAGATGCATTGTTATCAGATCCATTGCTTAAAGAAGCTATAAATATTGATGCTAGAGTAGAGTTTACAGATGGTTATTATAATGTTACGGCATTAGAAATTGCAGCTCTGAAGGGCAACATACCGGCGTTAAAAGTGTTAAGTAGACATAAAACTAATGCAAACTCTAAGGTTGCAAAAAGTAGCGGTGGGACAGGATGTGCCGTTTTACATCGCCTTGCTACGCAATATAATAAAGAAGATACTCAAGTTAAAAAGAACCAAATTAAAAATGTCATGGGATTACTAGTTTTACTCTTTAATGCAGATTTAACTCTGAGGGATGATTATGGAAACACACCACTGGATTATTTAAAGGATGAGAGTTTAAAAAAATATTTAGAAGAAGATATTATAAAACTTAGAGACGATATCAATAAGGGTTATGATGATAACGCTACTGATTTTATATTACAAAAGGTAGAATGTGTTCAACTTTCTACCTTTTGTTCTATGGAAAAATGATTATAGTATCGCATTATAAATGTTATAGCATAATTGATGTTTCAAATATAACATCCAGATATACCTGGATCCTAAAGTACTGTAGGAGAATCACAATTGAATAAATTATAAGTAGAAGAAGAATGCAAATTGCAATAGAAAACGCGTTTCATACTATTTTCGCAAGTTTACATAAAATCAAAATATAGTTGCAAACACTCAGTGAATTTATAAAAAATTTTTTGATCGTATTGTAAAAAATCATTAAATTATCCTCAAAATATATCAATTAAAAATTTTAAGATAAATTTTAAATATCTTGTATTAATCCTTTTTTACTAGGTAGCTGCTAATTTATTCTGTAATATATAACTTGTGTTGCTAGGGTAAAGTATGATGCTGTTTTACACTATGGGTATATTTATAAGCAGTGGTAAACACTCAATTAATTTTCTATCATCCATTGGCAGGATGTTTGTTTTTTTTATTAAATCTATTTATCAGTGTTTTTTGCCACCTTATTACTTTCATATCCTATTAAAACAAGTCATGGAAGTAGGATATTTTTCTCTGCCAATTGTTGGCCTAGCCTCAATTTTTATTGGTGCAATAATAGTATTACAAAGTGGGTTAAATCCACCAATTATTAATCCCGATTCTATAATACCATATATAGTTGTTACATCAATTACAAGAGAGTTAGGACCGGTTTTAATAGGGTTAATAATTGCAGGGAAGGTAGGAGCAGCAATCGCAGCAGAAATTGGTACTATGCGTATAAGTGAGCAAATAGATGCACTTATAACTCTTGGTGTTAATCCTTTTAAATATCTTATCGCTCCACGAGTGATAGCACTGGTCATTACTCTGCCTATACTTATAACCTGTGCTAATTTAATAGGAATATATGGAGGATATTTAGTGGCAGTTTTTGAATTGCATTATAGCTCAGATATATACATAAAATATGCCATTAAATCCTTAAATATGTGTGATTTAACACTTGGACTTATAAAATCTTTTGTTTTTGGAGCAGTTATATCACTTGTAAGTTGTTATTATGGCTATTATTGCAAAGAAGGTGCACGTGGTGTCGGAGTTGCAACAACTTCAGCTGTCGTATTATCTTCAATTTTTATAATATTATTAAACTATATTATCACTTTGACCTATTCATGAGCAATATAATATCTATTTCAAATTTGCACTTATCTTTTGGTGGAAGAAAAATACTCAATGGGGTTAATTTACAAGTATCAAGAGGAGAATCCTTAGTTATCATTGGTGAATCAGGAAGTGGAAAATCTGTTCTTACTAAGATCATAATTGGTCTTATGAACTCTGATTTGGGCACAGTTAAAATAGATATTCCAGGCAATAATAAAGTACTAAATTTTGGAGTTTTATTTCAAAATAGTGCTCTATTTGACAGCATAACTGTGTGGGAAAATATATCATTCAATTTTAAAAAACGTTTAAACGTAAGTGAAAAAGAGGCAAAGAAGCTGGCAATAGATAAGTTAAATATGGTAAAGTTAAGCCAAGATATAGCAGATATGTTTCCTTTAGAGCTCTCAGGTGGTATGAAAAAAAGGGTAGCGCTTGCAAGAGCAATAGTTCATAGTCCACAAATGATAATCCTTGACGAACCAACGTCTGGACTTGATCCAATAGTAACAGACTTAATTAGTGATATAATAATCAAGTTATCTAATGAACTAAATCCAACAATAATTACAATTACACATGATATTCATAGTGCATTTAGAATTGCAAATAAAATAGCAGTACTATACTATGGAAAAATTTTGTTCTGCGGCACTATAGAGGAAATAAAAAAGACTAATAATAATTATATTAAATGCCTAATTAAGCATGCTATTTAATAGATTCAATCTCAAATATGAGGGATATAATTGATGATATATAGATATTCTCTGTAATGATCTGTACAAAACAAGCATTTTAGTCCTATTGCTATTTATAATAAGGTAATATAATCTTAAACTTAAAGGTCGTTTTTTGTGGGTTCAAAATTATTTTTAACGTTAACTTCTTGCAAAGCTACTCGCTCCTCACCTTTTTCTACACATGCTTTATTATTAGGTGTTGCTTTACGTTTTAGCTTGCAAATGATGCAGCTAATCATAATTAATAACCCCATTAGAAGAAGTGGTAAAAAAACTAAAGAAAATCTAAAATCCTCGTTTTTATGTGATGATATATCATTAATGCTATTGAACCCTGGTGCTCTTTGATTAAAAGCAGTGTAATTTTGCTGCAGTGCAAATGGGCTAGAATTAT contains the following coding sequences:
- a CDS encoding ankyrin repeat domain-containing protein; this translates as MSLDNELIKAVNSKNIKEVKSLLDKGEDPNVECDTWTPIHHAASSLREDIVELLIRYGANINGICNSSRIPLHTAICYPCTFGWSGNRDMARLLLKYGADVDAKDNYGLTPLLELLENEKYYRHRGESQNIRVEIIKLLLEKGANVDVKSKNGLTPLHYAANYDCTEIVELLLKSGADVNAKSNDGLTPLHYAAKYDCTEIVELLLKSGADVDVKSKNGLTPLLGLLENVKYYSYMGDSQNIRVEIIKLLLEKGANVDVKSENGLTPLHYAAKYGYTEIVELFLKSGADVNAKDNYGLTPLLRLLENVKYYSYIGDSQNIRVEIIKLLLEKGADVNAKSNGGLTPLGLSKQYLSKHKKDAFKTGALTGIIEEVILDKHKKDIKLQYSLEEKDHGISDKDILNLRLVCKRANNNARACYKRYKVKPELLLTQLEEIEPSNKRQR
- a CDS encoding ABC transporter ATP-binding protein; translation: MSNIISISNLHLSFGGRKILNGVNLQVSRGESLVIIGESGSGKSVLTKIIIGLMNSDLGTVKIDIPGNNKVLNFGVLFQNSALFDSITVWENISFNFKKRLNVSEKEAKKLAIDKLNMVKLSQDIADMFPLELSGGMKKRVALARAIVHSPQMIILDEPTSGLDPIVTDLISDIIIKLSNELNPTIITITHDIHSAFRIANKIAVLYYGKILFCGTIEEIKKTNNNYIKCLIKHAI
- a CDS encoding ABC transporter permease, with amino-acid sequence MLFYTMGIFISSGKHSINFLSSIGRMFVFFIKSIYQCFLPPYYFHILLKQVMEVGYFSLPIVGLASIFIGAIIVLQSGLNPPIINPDSIIPYIVVTSITRELGPVLIGLIIAGKVGAAIAAEIGTMRISEQIDALITLGVNPFKYLIAPRVIALVITLPILITCANLIGIYGGYLVAVFELHYSSDIYIKYAIKSLNMCDLTLGLIKSFVFGAVISLVSCYYGYYCKEGARGVGVATTSAVVLSSIFIILLNYIITLTYS
- the tkt gene encoding transketolase, which translates into the protein MINDYFDMAKAIRFLSIDAVQKAASGHPGMPLGMADVATVLFAEFLRHNPDDPNWFNRDRFILSNGHGSMLLYSILYLTGYIGIDEIKNFRQLGSKTPGHPEHGLTPGVEVTTGPLGQGFACSVGMAIAEAILRERFGSDSVNHYTYVMLGDGCLMEGVSSEAASLAGHLRLNKLIALFDDNNISIDGSVDLALSDDITARFLSYGWNVESIDGHNYAQISNAIKNAHNSDKPSLIRCKTTIGKFVVEYAGKSSAHSGPFKESAVLKMRQDLNWEYEPFIIPQDILNMWKETIGRARSGYTGYNKKLNSNAELKRIIDGSKPSAVKETLENLKKQIFNLKLNEATRRSFGRVMEELTKIMPELIGGSADLTDSNCTKYPHMQIISRDNFNGSYIHFGVREHAMAACMNGMALHGGILPYGGTFLVFSDYCRPAIRLSVLMKQQVIYVMTHDSIGLGEDGPTHQPIEHLASLRAIPNLFVFRPADALETLECLDIALSSRDSPSLFVLSRQNLNYIDRPYQKENLCERGGYILSEYEGNLDVTIFATGSEVEIAIEAKNKLQQKGIGARVVSMPCWQLFDKQSNEYKSEILDNSSIKVAIEAGSSIGWHKYIGYDGIFVGMESFGCSAPYKKLYSYFGINVDNVVRKVLNKLKL
- a CDS encoding ankyrin repeat domain-containing protein; protein product: MRLNSRSSSTPKDKSQSTSKDVRNPNLTIHQLIEKKFYKAALKLIKCAELSDLNAKNRFGQQTPLHLAIAAPYSNPYEDNERVDIINALIARGVNVNAQDKDGETAVHYIVRWVFNPGTDKKVKAWVYFNMNTGKVETRDIISILLSLAKCGADVNIEDKKSNTALSYIIRALCVVEPLYGKAWVEERARDIIKPLLKVGACIETQEAVFLMLKTSIKNKYDLETVKLLISSSKTPFDINYKDERRYTALMVALEESRFDIVQFLVKKGLDIKNEQNKAKLIWAMINRARGGNTLSQNIDNATSLDALLSDPLLKEAINIDARVEFTDGYYNVTALEIAALKGNIPALKVLSRHKTNANSKVAKSSGGTGCAVLHRLATQYNKEDTQVKKNQIKNVMGLLVLLFNADLTLRDDYGNTPLDYLKDESLKKYLEEDIIKLRDDINKGYDDNATDFILQKVECVQLSTFCSMEK
- the lpdA gene encoding dihydrolipoyl dehydrogenase, producing MTDHDLIIIGSGPGGYVAAIRAAQLGLKTALVEKEENLGGVCLNWGCIPTKSLLKTSELYHSIKKAKDFGIEVKDISFNIENVVKRSRDVVAKLASGISYLMNKYSITVHKGFGRIASKNTVDIISGKEKVSISAKHIILATGARARNLPGIEADNNLIWNAKSAMVPKVLPKSLLIIGSGAIGIEFASFYNTMGSKVLIVEAQDRILPLEDQDISKLAQDIFVKQGMEIYTNSTAKILNKKNDSVELSIIDSKGKSVQTEVDRVLLAVGVQLNTEDIGLENTKVIKDNLGFIKTNQWYETAESGIYAIGDVAGNPCLAHKASHEGVICAEKIAGKSPVCLKKENIPSCIYSYPQIASVGFTEKQAIENGYEIKVGKFFSNYNGKSIVIGENEGMVKTIIDKKTGELLGAHMIGAEVTEMISTYVISRQLEAVDLDIKSSIFPHPTLSEMIHESVLCADDESLNS
- a CDS encoding J domain-containing protein, translated to MKEVNIVIISSLTFVTVLLILGGTVMHYYKVLKINKDASQDDIKQAYRGLAKEHHPDKVPGKEREF